The genomic segment TGGGTTTCACTCCATACCAAGTGCTCTGCTTAATAAGATCAATACGTTCTGAAGAAAATAGCAATACAGGAACACTTTATGGCAGCGCTGTGTGGTTTACTGCTTTAAGTGAAAGCTATGAAATAAGTGTCAAACTCTGCACTCTCTTGACTACACATATTAAGAGAAAACTCACTTTCAGTGTGAACTGCTGCCTGAATGACTGTAATGAAATCGGCCTGTACCATAAAAGGGGCTATGTGAGGTCGTCCAGGAGCCAGAATTAGTGAAGGGGGTGTGCAGAGACTGTAGAACTAAATATaaatgagagagagaggggcACTCATGGGCTCATGCCTATGGAGGCAGTGTTAGGGGAACAGTCTAGGGTGCCATATAttcaaaaaaagataaatgataaataaataataaaattacacTGCCGCTGCCCATAATTTTTATACATCAGATGTGTCTTGGTTGTGCCTGTGATGCCCCTGGCCATGGCCTCTGTTCCACTCCTTGCCTGTTTTAGTGGATTTTAATTAAGCGTGTTTCAATGCTATCAATGTGTGTTTTCATGACGAAATTCACATCACGTGTGCACTGGCAGGCGAATGTATTTTAAAGAATGACcactaaaaatgatgcttgatgcgaattaaaggggtggttcacctttacattaccttttagtacattatacaatggctaattctaagcaacatttcaaccggccttcattttttttatagtttgagaattatttgtcttcttcgtctgactctttccagcttcaaatgggggatcactgaccccatctaaaaaacaaatgctctgtaaggctacaaatgtattgttattgctactttttactactcgtgtttctattcaggccctctcctattcatattcctgtcttttattcaaataaacgcatggttgctaggatcatttggaccctagcaaccagattgatgaatttgcactttttttctagaaaatgtgGGAACCCTAGGCCCATGCAGGGCCTGGCCcacccgggataccaggaaaactcctggtgggtccaggtgtcagtggccctcctgctgctaaacatttggcctattttatggccattccctatttctatgagaacaaagaggctaaataaatggaataatagattatataatatattatatgtaaagaaaagagactaggagaatagaggttgagtgaggagaggaagaataatagtactgagagtggacccctggccTAAGGCTTTTGGGcaggcccctgatgtcccagtccgacactgggcccaTGTCTTGAGAACAGCCAAGGTGCAAGTTCTTTGAATCCTGTCCTGTTTGTACCTGCaataccaggcccagactggcaatctgttctggcaaatgccagaggggctgccctAAGATGCCATAAAaggtcattatttagtgggctggtgggggactgtttggCCCTCTTTGTacctggaatgccagggcctattttgactcccagttcagACCTGGGCAATAccataccccctactgtaaaatattagGCTATTAAATGTTACAGAAGAGGTTTATGACCATAAAAAGGCAAATGCTCGTATACAGGTTATAAATCTCCAAGATTGTACAGGGACGCGAGTATATGATTTTTGTTATGCTATACAACAGTCATATGACACActtagtgacatcactaagcactgatgaCAAAcactgacatcactaagcatttaCATGCtgatattttacaggttattcctgtattcaatttattttgaaatagcaAATAGGAGAATATGTCCCTGCAGGATTTAATGGCAGGTGTATAGGAACCAGAGCcctttagagcaggggtgtccaacatgCGGCCCCAGGGCCGCATgaggcccaggatggatatgaatgcggcccatcTTGAATTTCTGCCAATCccggaaacgtcatgttgcaatgtaaCGCACAGAGAGCGTATGTACGCGGTcactaattgtgtgcatgtgtgctttaaattttacatggggtgtgcggtgtgtggcttcctagagcaggaaaagcagcTAACAAGTGAGAgttcggttacttacaaaggcaggtaaacATTTTCAGCGGCATTGCCCactatgctagggatatatgcagtGCCTACGTTTATGAgtaacttttttcaagaatgaacatactaaggggggttatttactaaactccgagtgcaaaaatcacgaaaaattcgtgatttcttttaataaaatctgactttattccgaatttattaaacccagaggatggaaaaatccaaatctgaaaatccggcatctcagacctgtcgaggttgcatatgagtcaatgggagaagtcccaatgattttttgatgttcgctgggtttcgtgcaataccccaacgttttcgggtgaaaaatttgtgaaaatcagatgaaaaattctttctttttcgagaaaatgtaataacaataaaaaagagtaaaaaaatcagatcggagtttgtagtaggaaatattgagataaattcggactttgataaataaccccctaagagtaaaatCACAACCAAATTATcggatgagcaccttgagaattcactgagaattccAACTACTTCcgttcaaccagatattgatacattcgtttctcaaacacaatgtcaaaaatcccactaggtttaggataccctcttttcttttacaataaaataaataaaaaaatttgcgtTTATGTTTGTGCGTGTTTCGAGTGCGGCCCCAggacatttttcttcttccaatgtgggaAGGCAAAAGATtggacactagtgatgtgcgttTCGGGTTCGGGTTGACCTcacactgctcctcgcgggtggctgGCGGGTGCGGATTGAGCTCTTCTCCGGCTCTCCCctcccgccaccttcaaatgccggcttccgacttccggttttatagtctcgcgtctgctcgccccttttgtgacgtcatcggcgggggtctataaaaggaccccggaagcgagGGTGTGGGCTGGAACAGGGCGGGTTACggtcaggtgcgggtcaggaaaaccccgacacgcacatcactattggacacccctgctttagaggCAGTTGGTAAGGAATGGAGGGGGGCCAACTATGTCAGTGAATAGTGGGTTAAAACTATAAACTATGGACTTTCCCTATAAATGAAAGCAGGCAGCAAACATTTGAGCATCACTGAGTGATCCCTTGCGTGCAGAATATAATCTCCACACAGACTCCACCACAGACTAGTATACAATTACATCTATATTTAGATTAATAGGCAATTTCACCACATTAGCCCCGCCCATCGTGATTACGTGGGTGGAAAGCCGAAACCGGAAGTTGACGTAGGACCGAGCACCGTGAAGCCACAGAGCGGAAGTGAGTGGGAGCTATATGTATTGTTGCGCCTGCGTTTCATGCATAGACGGGAGGGGGGTGATTTAAGGGCAGCGTGAGGGTTGTATAAACATTGAAGTGCGAGTTGCAGAGCCAGATGTCTCATAAACTCCCGTCATGCCCTGTGAGCATAGTGGTTGTTCTGAGAGCTGCAGTTCTCGTCTGTCCCTGTGCTACTGATGTATTGTGATACAGAGCAGTGCGTTTATAGACTGAGCCCACAGAGGTTGCGTTACACAGTGTTAAATATAGGAATGTGCTTGGACGTTACCAAGTTTGGACATTTTATGGGGGGGTATGAGCAAGAAGTTAATCCTTCCACAGCAGGTTTCAGGGAGCTTATTTCAGGGAGCTTATTTGTCTTGACtcaataaaggcaaattacaacaattagatatttttttaacGGTCCAGCCTGTGACCTTGTAGGTGCAGTTGTTTTGGAGCATGCCGGGAGCTGCAGttcaataacagctggagggtCCCAAGTTTTTAATCTCTTTCACACTCCGTTTAAAGCCACAGCTTCCTGCAGTTCTGGCAGCAGAAATGCATTACACTTGTTGCATTATTATAAAAGCACAATGGGCATGTAAGGTTATTAGCCACGCTGCCCATTCTGGACTTTGCTTTGGGTACAATGGGATGTTTTGTGTACAATGGGATGCACTAATAATTCTATGAATGAATGGCTGTACCAGGTTGAATTAAAAAGTCTCCTGTATaaattaaacccccccccccttctataTTGGGCTTAAGGCAGATGATCTGGGCCTGTATTTTTAGGTTTAACCCCTCCTCCAAATCTCACACACTACTGTAGTTTTGCGGGAGAATCTGCAACTGCAGGAGGAACCCAAATAGctctttactgaatcatataaactGTAAAGGAATTATCGTCaggagtacagtatatataaattttaagggtctcttcatttaaaattaaaggaaatttattttaattccactGTGTGTTTTTGAAGGAAGCCAAATAGCTACcgggtctgctgtatggttccaccACCCCTTGCTGAGCCCTCTGCATGGAAATGAGCGGGGGGAGGGGCATGGCGGCAGCAGAGGGTgctgaaaattaatatttttggcAGGGGGTCCAAATAATTATCTTTATGGCACAAGTTTTAGGAATACCATAGGCAACATTCAAAACAAATCTTGTTATAAGGACTCAGATCCAACCAGGGCATGGCGTTTGTATGTTCTATCGTGTCTGTCTGGGTTTTCTTCGGACTCTAGTTTGCTCCCttccaggcccagatttacaagccaaatattttggcaaatgtcagagggttGCAGAAATAGAATATCAAAACCATCGTCACTTTTTATAGGGCCTGTGTAAAACTGACCAATAAAGTGGTaatgtgattagggttgccacctggccggtaaaaatgatggctgctcccaatgttattaatagggaaaaaagttaaatatataggaaggccagtatttttttctagaaaaggaggcaaccctaaatTGCATTatgggactgatgtgaatgctgTATAATCTCATCAAAATATATGTACAATATGTTGGGTCTacttaaataaaggaaaataatgatCTATCCacaagagtatatatatatatatatatatatatatatatatatatatatatatatatatatatatatatatatatatatatatatatatttccagaatgctctgaattacggaatggccatctcccctTGACTCCTGAAACAAGATCTACAGTTCAATTTATAAATCGATATATATTTGAGTGTATCTGTAggtctgtatatgtatgtgtgtgtatatatggggatAATTTGAATGGGTTCGACGTTTTGGACTAATGTGTTATCGTTCAGCCCCAATGAACTATGTAAATTTTCAGCACATACAGGCTGTTCGCAAGATATTAGAATAATATTCTCATCACTTTGATTTCCTTCAAATTGAAGGAAGAAGAACATAAATTATCAGGTGGAAAGTACATTCCTTTTGGGTATTTTTAGTTCAATAAGTGTGGGCGCATCCATAACAAAATCCTTGACAGAGCTTGTTTTCCTTAGACTTCAGTAGGACAGTGACCTCTAGTGCCCATTAATAGATGGAGCTGTTCtatgcaactcccattgacttggtTTAATTCCGATTTTTCTGTGAATGAGCTGTGTCCCTTTATTTTACAATCTATGAGCTCTCACAAGATAAACCTAAATGTTGGTGCTAGAGTTACAATTCTAACAGTTACAGTGAGGAAAGCGGGGTCCCCCCATGCGTATTTGAGACCTTGTTTGTCAAGTATATCCCAAGAGCTCCAAACACATATGTGACACAGCCATTGATCAAGCACATATACTCCTTATTCAACTTAGCAGGATCTTGGGTGTTAAAATGGACCACTACAAGACATATAGAGATAATATGTATGTGTCTCCCCAACAGTCCCCATGAAACACAATCAATGATGTGAATCTATTATGAGAACATTTTCTTCAAATGTAGCAAATGTCAGCAAATGCCCAATGCGcgcctttcttaaaggaaaactataccccctctAACAATTTAgacctctataaaaagatattgcataaaacagtccatatgtaaaaccctacttcatgtaaataaaccgttttcataataatatactttttagcagtcataaatagaaaattgtcattttaaaaaaataagggccgccccctgggatcgtacgattcacagtgcacacaaacataccaaacaaactatacttgttaggtcccatgagccaataaacagacagcgttctgtcttttgcttcccacacttcttcctgttacagttcaatctgtagtatttctggtcaggtgatctctgaggcagcacacagaacatcacaaaatggtggttcaaggcaagagatgtaaaagggcaaaattgacttatatatatatttaccagtttgataagattctttaatatgctaccggatttgatataaactatctgttgctcaagtatttattttgggagtatagttttcctttaattgatgtTCTTTCTGCTAATAGgctatttttaaattgtaaatcaGTGCAGCCCTGTATTCTGGGACATGtactaaatataaatgtattattctcTCTAAAGCAAATGGCCTCCAAATTTCTTCAGAGGTTACGGTCTACACCTCTAAAGGAGGAGAGAGGCCCTGGTCCCCCAGAAGAACCTCCAGAGAGTGCTGAGCTAGTGGATGACACAGAGGGACTGTCCCTTCGACTGAGTGGAACTCTCAGCCTAAGTGAAGACAGCCTTGCCTCACAAGAGAGTGACGGAATGGGTACCAGTTATTTGGGATCAGATGGGCATGGAGGTAAGTAGAAGGTACTGCTGTTGGGACAAGTGGGGAATATTATGGAACAAATGGTTTATAGAAAGCTTACTTAACTGGGCTAGCTGTCTGCAATAATGTGCCTTAATTCTTCATTCTTACAGACAGCAAAGCCCAGGACGAAAACAATTCTCATACATTTTTGACCAATCAGCTAAGAGAAATGTGGCAGCATTCCCGGGATGCACATATTCCCATAAGGCTGACTTTTGAAGTGACAGATGCAAATATTGTGCAAGATGCCCATGCCAAGTATGTGGTaagtaaataaaacatatatctCGCTAAATACACCTTCGTTttactttttttggttttgttgtttttaagttTTAGCTAGATAATTTTCACCATAAAGTACTGTGAGGCTGTGGCTTTAGCATCAGACTGGGGCAACAAGACATATGCCAATGGCCCTTGCAGCTTTGGATCAGTGTATGAGGTGGTTTTTGCTGGGTCTGGGCAGAAGGTGATGGGGGAGTGGGGCTGTCACTTGTGGGGAGCGGTGGTCTATGGAGGTGGAGCAATAGAGGTCAGGTCTTCCAGTGGGCCCAGGGTACTGCAGTCCAACAGGGTTTGGGCTGATAGCATTTGTGCATAGCTAATAGCTATGGAATGGGTCAGGGGAAGTACATGGGAGTCACATTGCTCTTAATTTACTCAGGGCCTGTACATAGAGAAAGTTGCTATGCTTAACATATGCCtctcccagtactaagcacaattagtacaagtatgggaactgtgttccggaatgctcgggacctggaccTTTTAGTAATTTGGAACACTAGACCTTAGGTCTCCTAAAATTATTCAAGCATCAATGaaacccaatatgattgctttgcctccaataaggattaatgatttcTTAGTtagaataaagtacaaggtactgttttattattacagagaaaaaggtactcatttttaaatattttaattattttgattaaaaaatagcCTATGCGACATGGTCTTCCCTTGTAGCAGCaacaatatactgtaacataCAATAGTTCAAAAGACTGCTGCTGTATCgctgtggtgctctatccagaaaccttgctgctcgACTTGGTTCCAATATCCATACGTTAGAAAAATAGGATGGCACACGCATTTGCAAATGTGCTTgaattaaagtgcttttattgtgatctctaacacaacgtttcggaggcacaacctcctttaaggagaacacttgataaaggaggttgtgcctccgaaacgttgtgttagagatcacaataaaagcactttaattcAAGCACGTTTGTGTTTCCAGTCAGAAGCATTCTGTGTAGGAAGCCCTCCATTTCAACAACTGAGTTGTGCTCTGATGGGAAGCGGAACACTGATAAATCTAGATCAGTATGTGTTTCACAGATCCTGAGACCTTTGTTCCGTTTCTGTTGAGGCCAGTGCAGTGACATGAAAGGAGGCACTCAATTACTCCTGAACCCAGAGATGAAAGATggcttccttttttttccccaaacactTTTACTCTATGTGAATCCAGAATGTCTGCCGTTACCATGTTTTTATCATCTTTCTCTCTCTTAGGTATACACCATCTACTTGTTGCAAACTGGCCAATACGATGCTTCTCCTGCCTACATCTCCTGCCGATATTCTGACCTCTTTCACCTAAAGAGGCGCTTACTTGAACTTTACCCTTCAGAAATGAGAGGAGTTTCCTTTCCTCGCAAACGAGTACGCAAAAACTTCACCCCTGAGACAATTGCCAAGCGCAGCCGTGCCTTCGAGCAGTTCCTCTGCCATGTGtcttctctgcctgccctacgcaCTTCTTCTCCGTTCCTGAACTTTTTCTACCTTAGAGACATACAGAAGGCACAGGCActgacctgcgcaggactctacaagCTAGCAATTCCCATCTGGACCAACAGTTATCATCTACAAGAAAAGCTCTGCCCCCCTGGGCCCTCTACAAATAGACTGCTGGTGTTGGCAGGGCTGGTGGTTTGTCATCAGGAGTCAGATACACTGGAGGAGGCTCAGGCATTCAGTGAACGGGCTGTAGCTTTAATACAGGATGCACAGGACAAGCACATATCTCTGCTGGTGCCATTCCTTAATGCACACATCCAGCTGTCATGGAGAGTGGGTATAGACAAGAGAGAGTCTGAAGCTTTACTGCAGAGGCTGCAGGAAGCTGGCCACTACGCTGATAATGTGCCCAGTCTCAAAGAGTTCCTCGTAAAAGAGACAATCAGTTGATTAGGAAATGCAAACAGGCAAGTGATCATTTTCTAGTggacctccagctgttgctgaactacaaatcaaAGAATGCTAACAAGAGTCACTGAATGATTCTGGCAGCATATTTCAGTAGGAGAGCTACAGACTGGAGCCATTACTATACTTTCTCACTACTTCAGCCCCACTATGATTTGTACACCTTTGGGTTTGCGGTTCAAAAACACCACTACACTAGTTAGCGGTTAGAAATAATCATtaattatatacaattttttactatttgcatGGATTATATACAAGTCCATTATCAGCTGTTTAGTGCCAGTATTGTTGAACAGACCGAAGGGCTTCACGGTACAGATGTAGATGAAGGTGAGGTTCATCCGAAGAGAGTAAAGAACATACAtttgattttgtttctgtaaatGCAGTGTATTTTGTGCCTACAACTTGCTCTTGGATGGATCTTGTCGCACGCAGAAAACTCCTTCCTGGGCACATATGACGGCCAGGACACCATCTCTGCGCCACAGACGGCCTTGTACAAGCCCACGGCTGTTTCCTGTATAAACCAATGAAGTATTAGAGACCGAATCAAACCCTTATGCAGACTTTGTTGTGTAGAACAATCATATAGTATCGTAACAGGCAGCACATCATTCGAGAATGTTTAGCCTGTGCCTGAGCTGTAATTGACATCTGTTGGGGTCAGGATTGGGGTGCTGACCATTGTAACTCAGCATCAACTATGTCCCCCAAGGCCTATCTGATTTCATCCAGACAATGCTCTTGACTTTCTTTTAATATGTAACTGTGTCTTAAAAACAAGAATTGCCTTCTAACATCTACACAGGTGTTTTTAACCTATGGCTGACAATCTGAGCAACAATGCAGCACATCTGGGTTATGAACCCTTGGGGATGTGGTTACTAGGATGCTGTCAACCTTTAGTGgtcaatggttggccaaatttcaacccaaactcgCCCATCTGGTGGAAAACAGGGGGTCACTgcaggtttcaggtcaacccgcacatcactaatggcaaATCATATTAAAgtaatatataaatgtttctttGGTGGCGTAGCCCTTACTTTATTCCACGATACAGACACTACAAGCTTCTATTGCTCTACCTACTCCCACCTAGAACTCATCCCCTGTGCTGAACTCActacaaatattttataattccaACTCCCCTTGACTTACCTGCCCAGTGGCTCTCGCACTCATAGAGCATCTATTTATCAGCTCTGAAGGGAGAGTGGAACCACATGGAGTGGTCGAGAGATGCCACAAATTGCATGCGGTACTTCAGAAGGGGGAGCAATGCTGTGCCAAGAAAGTTATAGTCTGATATATATGCAGCTACGCAGCAGTGCAGCCGCATATCTCCAGGGCCTAAAGGGTTTAATAAAGggaaaggaagaagaagaaaaaaagcacaataagGGAAAACATCAGTATTttgaattaatattaaaaatgtaccttttttatACTACTAATTATTTTTCATAACTTAAAGGTTTTAACATGTATATTCAGGCCAAATATCTAATAAACAACTATTTTAAGACTCATGGAAGTGTCTTATTTCTTTGGGAATAaccaaaccttaaaggagaatgaaagtaaGTTTCAAACCCTAGGTGATTTTAGATGTATACTTTGAAAATTCTTCAAATTTTCTACATTTAAAGAGAAATGAAAACATCAAATGCAAATGCTGAGtgatatttttaactgttttcaTGATAATAACAATTTTGCACTGCTAATAGCCTTTGTTGTCAGCTTGTTTATACTCGATTGCCGAGGAGGAGCAAAAGAACCGAGCAGAGAAGCTTTCAGAAATACAACTCAGAAGAAAAGCTGGAATTGGTAGCTGGATATGTAAATCATATCTGCCATTGGCTGGATAGTTTCCTCATTTCTTACCAATGACTCCTTGGGCTTTGACCCAGAACATCTGACGAGGTTCCTGTGGAATCTGATGGAACATGTCAGGAGGATTGATAGGTTTAATCTCAATAGGAACCTCTTGTGCAAGGAGTTTATTCAGACCCATCCTGTGTTTCTCCACCAGTGTGGCGTCACTGCAAGAAAGATACATCACCTCATTTAACCACCTTTCAAATTATATAACTGCTGCTCTACTAAATATGCATGACatttataggaaaaaacaccAACCTTTGCAACAGGAGTGCACTAAATAGGGAAATTGAAGTTATTCCCTGCTTGGTCCTTGAAAGGCAAGTAGATAAAATGGGGACTTTATAGGTATATACACATGATTTCTCTGTATGTTCTCATTTATCCAAGTCatgatgagtggtgaaacgtttcaagataaactctaagggggttatttattgaaggtcgagttgtgaaatatagaaaaaaaattgggttttttttcactagaaaactttttagagggaaaaaaagtccCTGATGCTAcgaaaagcctgaatccgaaaatctgccatctcagagctgtcgaggtcctgtttaagtcaatgggagaggcacctatcccaatatGAAGTTATTGTAGCCTGCGCAGGGTTTAGCGCGAAAATTCTACTTTTTCGGGCAAGAACTAAAAAAGAATCAAGAGATtcaggaaaaagaaaattttgatttttgctcgattttattgagttttttcacaatcGGCTTAAAtcaagttttcttttaataaataagctaaaatcaggtatgggagtttggtcgaactttttttattaagattatgagataaatttggattttagtaaataacccccttaatgtccagttgccttttcacttaattctactagatactgtgtGATTTCTCTGATTTACAGGAAACCATACCATTCTGCTTTTGACttgaaggtac from the Xenopus laevis strain J_2021 chromosome 9_10L, Xenopus_laevis_v10.1, whole genome shotgun sequence genome contains:
- the snx21.L gene encoding sorting nexin-21 isoform X1, which encodes MEARHHLSTAQQMASKFLQRLRSTPLKEERGPGPPEEPPESAELVDDTEGLSLRLSGTLSLSEDSLASQESDGMGTSYLGSDGHGDSKAQDENNSHTFLTNQLREMWQHSRDAHIPIRLTFEVTDANIVQDAHAKYVVYTIYLLQTGQYDASPAYISCRYSDLFHLKRRLLELYPSEMRGVSFPRKRVRKNFTPETIAKRSRAFEQFLCHVSSLPALRTSSPFLNFFYLRDIQKAQALTCAGLYKLAIPIWTNSYHLQEKLCPPGPSTNRLLVLAGLVVCHQESDTLEEAQAFSERAVALIQDAQDKHISLLVPFLNAHIQLSWRVGIDKRESEALLQRLQEAGHYADNVPSLKEFLVKETIS
- the snx21.L gene encoding sorting nexin-21 isoform X2; translated protein: MSHKLPSCPQMASKFLQRLRSTPLKEERGPGPPEEPPESAELVDDTEGLSLRLSGTLSLSEDSLASQESDGMGTSYLGSDGHGDSKAQDENNSHTFLTNQLREMWQHSRDAHIPIRLTFEVTDANIVQDAHAKYVVYTIYLLQTGQYDASPAYISCRYSDLFHLKRRLLELYPSEMRGVSFPRKRVRKNFTPETIAKRSRAFEQFLCHVSSLPALRTSSPFLNFFYLRDIQKAQALTCAGLYKLAIPIWTNSYHLQEKLCPPGPSTNRLLVLAGLVVCHQESDTLEEAQAFSERAVALIQDAQDKHISLLVPFLNAHIQLSWRVGIDKRESEALLQRLQEAGHYADNVPSLKEFLVKETIS
- the snx21.L gene encoding sorting nexin-21 isoform X3; the protein is MASKFLQRLRSTPLKEERGPGPPEEPPESAELVDDTEGLSLRLSGTLSLSEDSLASQESDGMGTSYLGSDGHGDSKAQDENNSHTFLTNQLREMWQHSRDAHIPIRLTFEVTDANIVQDAHAKYVVYTIYLLQTGQYDASPAYISCRYSDLFHLKRRLLELYPSEMRGVSFPRKRVRKNFTPETIAKRSRAFEQFLCHVSSLPALRTSSPFLNFFYLRDIQKAQALTCAGLYKLAIPIWTNSYHLQEKLCPPGPSTNRLLVLAGLVVCHQESDTLEEAQAFSERAVALIQDAQDKHISLLVPFLNAHIQLSWRVGIDKRESEALLQRLQEAGHYADNVPSLKEFLVKETIS